In one window of Haliaeetus albicilla chromosome W, bHalAlb1.1, whole genome shotgun sequence DNA:
- the LOC138683535 gene encoding F-box only protein 46-like isoform X2, producing the protein MEPNAFPQLQLWCPRPFGTYSQNKPCPGPGSTKKPFSCRPTEEPAGAQAPSENTPPAPAYAAPASLTSVEEGRVLLDTWYVIKPGNTKEKVAFFVAHQCGGGSGTGGRASTMKVKGNWGSDSSKAKRRRRCHDPTKSKPSPAWATGSKDTACLCPSELSAAASEAPDLLSVAEMVALVEQRTALALQSFPRPCGAPAAPVVFVEAPSSETKVPSGSDCSRVAEAVAHFESRQREHGGTRPNGLCRPGAECAAAAASSSAPGPGEVRIAFHISSGREPRAGAAAAEPGAVGRPNCVFMSCGTASGGGNASGRAKDKITCDLYQLISPSHDVLPNNVEFLLATAGPKGDGDGPDMDMGCGEGSATTVKPEMGEGIGEGASARDCASGFHVDVVVTGVVDQCVFFGKDSAKKMKEETVRLPAAAQEDPLPGQLFLLPVPEETPVVEDMEASEEPSAVPDPSLCRLYRHVSHDFLEIRFKIQRLLEPRQYMLLLPEHVMVKIFSYLPTQALAALKCSCHYFKSIIETFGVQATDSRWNRDPLYRDDPCKQCKKHYEKGDVSLCRWHPKPYHHDLPYGRSYWMCCRRPDKEAPGCRVGLHDNNWVHPATRHDDGSTLWGAWASWGLPGTWSLTPLKW; encoded by the exons ATGGAGCCCAACGCCTtcccccagctgcagctctggtgCCCGCGGCCCTTTGGCACTTACTCCCAGAACAAACCATGCCCCGGCCCTGGCTCCACCAAGAAACCCTTCTCCTGCCGTCCCACCGAGGAGCCCGCTGGAGCCCAGGCCCCCTCCGAAAACACGCCACCGGCTCCTGCCTATGCCGCCCCAGCTTCTCTGACATCGGTGGAGGAAGGACGGGTGCTGCTGGACACATGGTATGTCATCAAACCGGGCAACACCAAGGAGAAGGTGGCTTTCTTTGTGGCACACCAGTGTGGTGGTGGCAGTGGCACCGGCGGCCGCGCCAGCACCATGAAGGTAAAAGGCAACTGGGGCAGCGATAGCTCCAAAGCCAAGCGGCGCCGGCGCTGCCATGACCCCACTAAGAGCAAGCCAAGCCCAGCATGGGCTACTGGCAGCAAGGACACGGCTTGCCTGTGTCCCAGCGAACTGTCCGCTGCTGCCAGTGAAGCCCCCGACTTGCTGTCAGTGGCGGAGATGGTGGCATTGGTGGAGCAGAGGACGGCGCTGGCGTTGCAGAGCTTCCCCCGGCCCTGCGGCGCTCCTGCCGCCCCAGTTGTCTTTGTGGAGGCACCCAGCAGTGAAACCAAAGTGCCGAGCGGCTCCGATTGCAGCCGGGTGGCAGAAGCTGTCGCCCACTTCGAGTCACGGCAACGGGAGCATGGTGGCACCCGACCCAATGGGTTGTGCCGCCCAGGTGCTGAATGTGCTGCAGCAGCGGCATCATCATCAGCACCGGGTCCTGGTGAGGTGCGCATCGCCTTCCACATCTCCAGTGGCCGCGAGCCCCGTGCTGGAGCCGCCGCAGCCGAGCCGGGTGCTGTCGGGCGTCCCAATTGCGTCTTTATGAGCTGCGGGACGGCGAGTGGTGGCGGTAATGCCAGTGGTCGCGCCAAGGACAAGATCACCTGTGACCTTTACCAGCTGATCAGCCCATCCCACGATGTGCTGCCCAATAACGTGGAGTTCCTCCTGGCCACCGCTGGTCCcaagggggacggggatggccCTGACATGGACATGGGGTGCGGCGAGGGGTCGGCGACCACTGTCAAGCCGGAGATGGGTGAAGGAATTGGTGAGGGCGCGTCGGCACGGGATTGTGCCTCCGGCTTCCACGTGGATGTGGTGGTGACGGGGGTGGTGGACCAATGTGTCTTCTTCGGCAAGGACAGCGCCAAGAAGATGAAGGAGGAGACAGTGCGGCTGCCGGCCGCGGCGCAGGAGGACCCACTGCCGGGgcagctcttcctcctgcccgTCCCTGAGGAGACACCGGTGGTGGAGGACATGGAGGCCAGCGAGGAGCCATCAGCTGTCCCCGACCCCTCGCTTTGTCGGTTGTACCGTCACGTCTCCCATGACTTTTTGGAGATCCGCTTCAAGATCCAGCGGCTGCTGGAGCCCCGGCAGTACATGCTTCTGTTGCCAGAGCATGTCATGGTGAAGATCTTCAGCTACCTGCCCACCCAAGCGCTGGCCGCCCTCAAGTGCTCCTGTCACTACTTCAAGTCCATCATCGAGACCTTCGGGGTGCAGGCCACCGATTCCCGCTGGAACCGCGACCCCCTCTACCGCGACGACCCCTGCAAGCAGTGCAAGAAGCATTATGAGAAGGGGGACGTGTCCCTGTGCCGATGGCATCCCAAGCCCTACCACCACGACCTGCCTTATGGCCGATCCTACTGGATGTGCTGCCGGAGACCCGATAAGGAAGCGCCCGGTTGCAGGGTGGGCTTGCACGATAACAACTGGGTACACCCAGCCACCCGGCACGATGACGGCAG CACATTATGGGGTGCTTGGGCATCCTGGGGGCTGCCTGGCACCTGGAGCTTGACGCCTTTGAAGTGGTGA
- the LOC138683535 gene encoding F-box only protein 46-like isoform X1: MEPNAFPQLQLWCPRPFGTYSQNKPCPGPGSTKKPFSCRPTEEPAGAQAPSENTPPAPAYAAPASLTSVEEGRVLLDTWYVIKPGNTKEKVAFFVAHQCGGGSGTGGRASTMKVKGNWGSDSSKAKRRRRCHDPTKSKPSPAWATGSKDTACLCPSELSAAASEAPDLLSVAEMVALVEQRTALALQSFPRPCGAPAAPVVFVEAPSSETKVPSGSDCSRVAEAVAHFESRQREHGGTRPNGLCRPGAECAAAAASSSAPGPGEVRIAFHISSGREPRAGAAAAEPGAVGRPNCVFMSCGTASGGGNASGRAKDKITCDLYQLISPSHDVLPNNVEFLLATAGPKGDGDGPDMDMGCGEGSATTVKPEMGEGIGEGASARDCASGFHVDVVVTGVVDQCVFFGKDSAKKMKEETVRLPAAAQEDPLPGQLFLLPVPEETPVVEDMEASEEPSAVPDPSLCRLYRHVSHDFLEIRFKIQRLLEPRQYMLLLPEHVMVKIFSYLPTQALAALKCSCHYFKSIIETFGVQATDSRWNRDPLYRDDPCKQCKKHYEKGDVSLCRWHPKPYHHDLPYGRSYWMCCRRPDKEAPGCRVGLHDNNWVHPATRHDDGR; this comes from the coding sequence ATGGAGCCCAACGCCTtcccccagctgcagctctggtgCCCGCGGCCCTTTGGCACTTACTCCCAGAACAAACCATGCCCCGGCCCTGGCTCCACCAAGAAACCCTTCTCCTGCCGTCCCACCGAGGAGCCCGCTGGAGCCCAGGCCCCCTCCGAAAACACGCCACCGGCTCCTGCCTATGCCGCCCCAGCTTCTCTGACATCGGTGGAGGAAGGACGGGTGCTGCTGGACACATGGTATGTCATCAAACCGGGCAACACCAAGGAGAAGGTGGCTTTCTTTGTGGCACACCAGTGTGGTGGTGGCAGTGGCACCGGCGGCCGCGCCAGCACCATGAAGGTAAAAGGCAACTGGGGCAGCGATAGCTCCAAAGCCAAGCGGCGCCGGCGCTGCCATGACCCCACTAAGAGCAAGCCAAGCCCAGCATGGGCTACTGGCAGCAAGGACACGGCTTGCCTGTGTCCCAGCGAACTGTCCGCTGCTGCCAGTGAAGCCCCCGACTTGCTGTCAGTGGCGGAGATGGTGGCATTGGTGGAGCAGAGGACGGCGCTGGCGTTGCAGAGCTTCCCCCGGCCCTGCGGCGCTCCTGCCGCCCCAGTTGTCTTTGTGGAGGCACCCAGCAGTGAAACCAAAGTGCCGAGCGGCTCCGATTGCAGCCGGGTGGCAGAAGCTGTCGCCCACTTCGAGTCACGGCAACGGGAGCATGGTGGCACCCGACCCAATGGGTTGTGCCGCCCAGGTGCTGAATGTGCTGCAGCAGCGGCATCATCATCAGCACCGGGTCCTGGTGAGGTGCGCATCGCCTTCCACATCTCCAGTGGCCGCGAGCCCCGTGCTGGAGCCGCCGCAGCCGAGCCGGGTGCTGTCGGGCGTCCCAATTGCGTCTTTATGAGCTGCGGGACGGCGAGTGGTGGCGGTAATGCCAGTGGTCGCGCCAAGGACAAGATCACCTGTGACCTTTACCAGCTGATCAGCCCATCCCACGATGTGCTGCCCAATAACGTGGAGTTCCTCCTGGCCACCGCTGGTCCcaagggggacggggatggccCTGACATGGACATGGGGTGCGGCGAGGGGTCGGCGACCACTGTCAAGCCGGAGATGGGTGAAGGAATTGGTGAGGGCGCGTCGGCACGGGATTGTGCCTCCGGCTTCCACGTGGATGTGGTGGTGACGGGGGTGGTGGACCAATGTGTCTTCTTCGGCAAGGACAGCGCCAAGAAGATGAAGGAGGAGACAGTGCGGCTGCCGGCCGCGGCGCAGGAGGACCCACTGCCGGGgcagctcttcctcctgcccgTCCCTGAGGAGACACCGGTGGTGGAGGACATGGAGGCCAGCGAGGAGCCATCAGCTGTCCCCGACCCCTCGCTTTGTCGGTTGTACCGTCACGTCTCCCATGACTTTTTGGAGATCCGCTTCAAGATCCAGCGGCTGCTGGAGCCCCGGCAGTACATGCTTCTGTTGCCAGAGCATGTCATGGTGAAGATCTTCAGCTACCTGCCCACCCAAGCGCTGGCCGCCCTCAAGTGCTCCTGTCACTACTTCAAGTCCATCATCGAGACCTTCGGGGTGCAGGCCACCGATTCCCGCTGGAACCGCGACCCCCTCTACCGCGACGACCCCTGCAAGCAGTGCAAGAAGCATTATGAGAAGGGGGACGTGTCCCTGTGCCGATGGCATCCCAAGCCCTACCACCACGACCTGCCTTATGGCCGATCCTACTGGATGTGCTGCCGGAGACCCGATAAGGAAGCGCCCGGTTGCAGGGTGGGCTTGCACGATAACAACTGGGTACACCCAGCCACCCGGCACGATGACGGCAGGTGA